The segment CACGATCGTGGGCAGCGCGGTGGACACGATGGTCTGGTCCAGCGCGCCCAACAGCATCGCCAACATCACGGCGGCGAAGATCCACCAGATCCGCCGCCGAGGCAGCCCTGTCCCCGGGCCATCCGGCTCCGGAGAGGGAGGTGGCGAGTCCGTGGGCCGGTCGGTAGCAGTCATGAACGCCCTACTTACGTCGTCGTGGCTGGTCGCGCGGCGGCCAGACGTGGGGCCGGGACGGCCGGGTCAAGGACGGGGGATGTGCCGAGCGGAGTGTGGGACCGCCGACGGTCACGGGCCGTCGGCGGTGGAGAAGGCCGCGCGCACGGTCGCGAACGTCTCCTCGAACAGGGAGGTGAACTCCTGGGCGCCGGAGTGCGGCTCCGCCGCGGCGCGCCGCATCGCGAGCCGCGCCGTACCCGTGGCGATCATCGCGATCGCCTGCGGACGCACGTCGTCGGGGTCGTCCCCCAGACGATCGGCGACCGATTCGGTGACGAAGCGTTCCATCGCCGCGAACACCGCCATGACCTGCGGCATCAGTTGTGGTTCGCGTTCCAGTAGCTCCTTGCGGCGGTGCATGTCCTCCAGGAAGACCCGCACCTCGCGCGGGTCCTCGTCCATGGCGGAGGAGAAGAAGACCTTCAGGTCGGTGATGAGATCCCCGCTGGGGCCTCCGTCGACGAACCGCTGCCACGCCTGTGGTCCCGGGCGGGGTGGTCCGCTGCCCACCAGGGCGTCGTCCTTCGACGAGAAGTAGTTGAAGAAGGTGCGGGTCGACACGTCCGCCGCTGCGGCGATGTCGTCGACGGTGACGTTGTCCAATCCGTCCCGGATCGC is part of the Spiractinospora alimapuensis genome and harbors:
- a CDS encoding TetR/AcrR family transcriptional regulator, translated to MTVNDAQPGLRERKKRATRLAMERAAVELAIRDGLDNVTVDDIAAAADVSTRTFFNYFSSKDDALVGSGPPRPGPQAWQRFVDGGPSGDLITDLKVFFSSAMDEDPREVRVFLEDMHRRKELLEREPQLMPQVMAVFAAMERFVTESVADRLGDDPDDVRPQAIAMIATGTARLAMRRAAAEPHSGAQEFTSLFEETFATVRAAFSTADGP